The Methanobrevibacter boviskoreani JH1 genomic sequence GATGCATTGAAAGCCATACCCTATGGTTATTTGACTAAACCGTTTTCATCCAAGGATTTAAAGTTAACCATTGAAATGGTACTTAAAAAACATGAGGCAGATGTTAATACAATTATTAAAACCGAGGACAAAGTCGCTGAGAAAAACAAGGAACTTATTATTGAGAAGACAGATGTTTCTATTCTTTTAATCACATGTATTGCATTGATTGTTGTAAGTCTTTTTAATCGTAATGTAACATGGTTGCAATGGGTTTTATTTATTCCATCTGCGATTATGGTATTTTTAGCTATTGTCAGTCTTAAAAAACAGGATCCTGTTGAAGAATGGGAAGTTCCACCATTTGTAACAATGATTGTTCCAGCACACAATGAGGAGTATACCATTGAAGAGACTGTAACCAGTTTAGCTTCAGTAGATTATTATCACAATGGAAAAATTAATTTTGAACTTATTGTCTGTAATGACGGTTCCGAGGATAGGACTGGTGAAATATTGGAAGGTTTAAAAGAAAAATTCCCTCATTTAAGAATTGTAACCCGTGTTCCACCACGTTCTGGCAAAGGTAAGGGTTTTGTATTAAATGATGCATTGGAAATTTCAAAAGGAGATATTATTGCAGTATTTGATGCAGATGCAAGGGTAGAACCTGATTTTCTAAATATCATTGTACCTTACTTAAATGATCCTGAGGTTCAAGGTGTTCAATCACGTATTAAGATGTATAATAAAGATGAAAACTGGCTTACTCTTATGCAACATGTTGAGTTAGCAGGTTTTGGTAACACCGTCCGTGCAAAAGATATTCTCGGTAAGGCCGGATTTTTAGGTGGTAATGGACAACTTGTAAAGAAGGAGGCTATCTATGAAGGTGGAGGCTGGGACGGTTTTGCAGTTACAGAGGATTTAAACCTTAGTGTTAAATTAATGATTGAAGGTTTCGCTATAAGATATTGTGGAGAAACATGGGTTTATCAGGAGGCTGTACAAACTTGGAGACAGTTATTCCGTCAAAGGGCTCGTTGGGCTATTGGTAACTTTGAAACATTGTTTATTTATGGGACAAAGATTATTAATTCACCAATGCCTGTATTTAGAATGTTCGGTGTATTGGAACATGTTGCATTCTATGGATTAAATATGTTGGTGTTCTTTGGTTTTGTAGTATTCTTTGCCAACCTTATTGCATGGTTTGTATTCCATCAGGTCACATTAATTAGAATGGATGCACCTTTAATTATTGGAATCATATCTGCATTCGGTTTCTTCCCAGGAGCAATAATCACACTGGCCCGTGATAAAGTAAATATTTTTAAACTTATCTATGGTGTTTTCGGATATTGGCTTTACTGTTTCCACTTGATTCCATTATTCTTTATTACAGTATATCAAATGTTGGTTAGAAAGGAGAGAACATGGGCTAAGACTGTACATAGTGGTGACGAGGAAGATAAAGAAGCTGAAAAGAATGATGAGGAGATGCCGGTAGGTGAATTACCTAATAACTAATTTAAGGATGATTATATGAATTTTAAACAGAAAATAGGATATGCTATTTTATTAATAGTGTTACTTACGATTGTAGTCAATATTGGTGCTGTTAATGATTTCCTAAGTTTCCATACCGATAAAACCATTCAATTTGATAATTCATCTTATGTGGTGCCGGATCATTGGAATACAACAGATGAAATGAATCTTACAGGAAAGAATGGAAATGCAATGACCAACAATTATATTATATTGGATTGTTGGGATGATTGGCCTGAAAATCATATGGGGTCAAAATCTAGAGCTAGATTAAGATCTCTTGAGAAAGGAGGGTATGTACCATTAAAAACAGAGGTTATTAGATTGGCTGGTAGAAATGTCACAAGGGAATATTATACAAATCCCTCAAGAGATACTAAAACACAATATGATCATATAGGAGTGGTATATCTTTTTAATAAACAGGATAAGAATTATTGTATAGAGGTCCATTACTTTACAACTCATGACTACAATAATAAAAGTTATACAAAAGAAGTGGATGACCGCGTAGAGGACATGATTGCAAATATGCAGAATAGGCAATATAACTGGTATGTTTCTACATTTAACAGAATATTAAATCATCAAAAAATTGAATGGAAT encodes the following:
- a CDS encoding response regulator; its protein translation is MNEGKGEIKSKSILIVEDEAITALNLKLDLEDLGYEVIGIVDNGQDAIDKAVQYRPSLTIMDINLKGDINGIQAAEKILALDLAVIYLTANSDDMTFNDALNQSPASAFISKPYNINTLSKNVALAINRQSVESEKVNEARGISKDENKNSDVPLIEGSENDLIESSQKEENYQNYLDYSDLQKKAKNEYKLSAEAIKHFKENKNSKKKILVAEDDSDTALNLKQDLEDLGYEFPIIVDNGVEAVKKSKEIFPSGVLIDIQLKGEMTGIEAANEIGELGIPIIFLTETIDDLTAFDALKAIPYGYLTKPFSSKDLKLTIEMVLKKHEADVNTIIKTEDKVAEKNKELIIEKTDVSILLITCIALIVVSLFNRNVTWLQWVLFIPSAIMVFLAIVSLKKQDPVEEWEVPPFVTMIVPAHNEEYTIEETVTSLASVDYYHNGKINFELIVCNDGSEDRTGEILEGLKEKFPHLRIVTRVPPRSGKGKGFVLNDALEISKGDIIAVFDADARVEPDFLNIIVPYLNDPEVQGVQSRIKMYNKDENWLTLMQHVELAGFGNTVRAKDILGKAGFLGGNGQLVKKEAIYEGGGWDGFAVTEDLNLSVKLMIEGFAIRYCGETWVYQEAVQTWRQLFRQRARWAIGNFETLFIYGTKIINSPMPVFRMFGVLEHVAFYGLNMLVFFGFVVFFANLIAWFVFHQVTLIRMDAPLIIGIISAFGFFPGAIITLARDKVNIFKLIYGVFGYWLYCFHLIPLFFITVYQMLVRKERTWAKTVHSGDEEDKEAEKNDEEMPVGELPNN